The following coding sequences lie in one Prevotella sp. oral taxon 299 str. F0039 genomic window:
- a CDS encoding ABC-F family ATP-binding cassette domain-containing protein yields the protein MISVEGLKVEFSAKPLFQDVSFVVNDKDRIALVGKNGAGKSTMLKILCGLQKPDAGVVAVPNDTTIGYLPQVMHLTDDTTLREETRKAFADVLKQKERVAKMERELAERTDYDSESYMELVEKFSHEHDRFMLLGADNYEAELERTLLGLGFNKTDFERPTSEFSGGWRMRIELAKILLQRPDVLLLDEPTNHLDIESIQWLEQFLVQSAKALVLVSHDRAFINNVTNRTLEISCGRTVDYKVKYDEYLVLRAERRAQQLRAYENQQKEIADIKDFIEKFRYKATKAVQVQSRIKQLEKIVPIEIDEVDTSALRLKFPPCLRSGDYPVICDEVQKNYGAHTVFSNVNLTIKRGEKVAFVGKNGEGKSTLVKCIMNEIPFDGELKVGHNVQIGYFAQNQAQLLDESLSVFETIDNVAKGDIRLRINDILGAFMFGGEASDKKVKVLSGGERTRLAMIKLLLEPVNLLILDEPTNHLDLVSKEVLKEAIKAFDGTAIIVSHDREFLDGLVEKVYEFGEGKVREHLGGIYDFLQSKKIDSLATLELSKNVSVPEPEPVEKTENKLNYAERKELQKQLSRIEKAIKETEKDIEQYETRVKELEEILLKPEHASDMGLINEYTNITAQLEKANEKWLELSEEKEQINID from the coding sequence TGCCGTGCCAAACGACACAACCATTGGCTATCTTCCACAGGTTATGCATCTTACCGACGACACAACTCTTCGAGAAGAAACACGCAAAGCCTTTGCAGATGTGTTGAAACAGAAAGAGCGAGTTGCCAAAATGGAGCGTGAGTTGGCAGAAAGAACCGACTACGATAGTGAGAGTTATATGGAGTTAGTAGAGAAATTCTCTCACGAACACGATCGTTTTATGTTACTCGGAGCCGACAATTACGAAGCTGAATTAGAACGAACCCTTCTTGGATTGGGCTTTAATAAAACCGATTTCGAGCGTCCCACCTCTGAATTTAGTGGCGGTTGGCGTATGAGAATCGAGCTTGCAAAGATCTTATTGCAACGCCCCGACGTCTTATTACTCGACGAACCCACCAACCACCTCGATATAGAAAGTATCCAATGGCTCGAGCAATTCCTCGTGCAATCAGCCAAAGCACTCGTTTTAGTGAGTCACGATAGAGCGTTTATCAATAACGTAACCAATCGAACTCTTGAAATTTCGTGCGGAAGAACGGTAGACTATAAGGTGAAATACGACGAATATCTCGTTCTAAGAGCAGAGCGCAGAGCGCAGCAGTTGCGAGCTTATGAGAACCAACAGAAAGAGATTGCCGACATAAAAGACTTCATCGAGAAGTTCCGCTACAAAGCAACAAAGGCAGTACAGGTGCAGAGTCGCATCAAACAACTCGAAAAAATCGTACCTATTGAGATAGACGAGGTAGACACATCTGCCCTTCGTTTAAAGTTCCCCCCATGCCTTCGCAGTGGCGATTACCCCGTTATTTGCGACGAAGTGCAAAAGAATTATGGCGCACACACCGTCTTTAGTAACGTCAATCTCACCATTAAACGAGGTGAAAAAGTAGCTTTCGTGGGTAAGAATGGAGAGGGAAAATCTACGTTGGTGAAGTGTATTATGAACGAAATACCATTCGATGGTGAACTGAAAGTGGGTCATAACGTTCAGATAGGTTATTTTGCTCAGAACCAAGCACAGCTGTTAGACGAGTCGTTGTCGGTATTCGAAACCATCGACAATGTAGCTAAAGGCGACATTCGTTTGCGTATTAACGACATTCTTGGTGCCTTTATGTTTGGCGGAGAGGCGTCAGATAAGAAAGTAAAGGTGCTAAGTGGGGGCGAAAGAACACGTTTGGCAATGATAAAACTCTTGCTCGAACCTGTCAATTTGTTGATACTCGACGAGCCAACTAACCACCTCGACCTCGTTTCTAAAGAAGTCCTTAAAGAGGCAATAAAGGCGTTCGATGGCACTGCCATCATCGTTTCGCACGATAGAGAGTTCCTCGATGGATTAGTAGAGAAGGTTTATGAGTTTGGAGAAGGAAAGGTGAGAGAGCATTTAGGTGGTATTTACGACTTCTTACAATCGAAGAAAATTGATTCACTTGCAACGCTAGAACTCAGTAAAAACGTGTCTGTACCCGAGCCAGAGCCTGTAGAAAAGACCGAGAATAAGCTAAATTACGCAGAAAGAAAGGAACTACAAAAGCAGTTAAGCCGAATCGAAAAGGCGATAAAAGAAACCGAAAAAGATATAGAACAATACGAAACACGGGTGAAAGAGCTTGAAGAAATCCTCTTAAAACCCGAACATGCGTCGGACATGGGCTTGATAAACGAATATACAAACATCACTGCCCAACTCGAAAAAGCCAACGAAAAATGGCTCGAATTGTCTGAAGAAAAAGAGCAAATCAATATCGATTAG
- a CDS encoding M13 family metallopeptidase: protein MKTKRLIAAMMIASSSVVGMAQTQLESGIDLTNMDLTANPATDFYQYATGGWQKKHPLPAAYSRYGSFDQLQEDNNKRINDILSDLLKNTYAEGSIERKLSDFYKLAMDSTRRDKEGVAPVTPLLKKIDALKSVPEFIKLQMQYAAFSFGVPFDASFNADERNASMNILYLYQGGLTLGQKEYYLDKDKATVDIREAYKKHIVKMFQLFGFNAAQAKAKGEAVLRFETALAKFSKSSTELRDVEANYNKMTFAQFKAKYPNLPVEALLNAEGIKSAYFQTLVVGQPAFFAGLNKLVTTWNLADRKAYMQWSVINSSTGYLSSAVEAEHFDFFGKTMRGKKENFPLWKRSTSQVEAVMGEALGRIYCERFFPASSKTRMEELVKNLQIALAERIKEQDWMTAKTKEAALDKLNSFYVKIGYPKKWKDMSGLTIKPSSSYYDNVMQCVLYWNNKTIEEKAGKPVDKDEWLMTPQTVNAYYNPTTNEICFPAGILQRPFFDPKADDAFNYGAIGVVIGHEMTHGFDDQGRHYDKNGNMSDWWTADDAKNFDARATDYANFFSNIKVLPDLNANGRFTLGENLADHGGLEVAFAAFENVNKKENLPVIDGLTPEQRFFVAYSGVWAGNITEKEIRSRTKSDPHSLGQWRVNGALPHINAWYKAFGVKDGDALFLPESKRLKLW, encoded by the coding sequence ATGAAAACAAAAAGATTAATTGCAGCTATGATGATAGCTTCATCATCTGTTGTCGGTATGGCACAAACGCAGTTAGAATCTGGAATCGACCTCACTAACATGGATTTAACTGCAAATCCTGCAACCGATTTTTATCAATATGCAACTGGTGGATGGCAAAAAAAGCATCCATTACCTGCTGCTTATTCTCGTTATGGTAGCTTCGATCAACTTCAAGAAGATAACAATAAGCGCATAAATGATATCTTGAGTGACCTGCTTAAGAACACTTATGCAGAAGGAAGTATTGAAAGAAAGTTGAGCGACTTCTACAAATTGGCGATGGACTCAACACGCAGAGATAAAGAAGGTGTTGCTCCTGTAACTCCATTGTTAAAGAAAATCGACGCATTGAAGAGCGTTCCCGAGTTCATAAAGCTACAAATGCAATATGCAGCGTTTTCATTTGGCGTGCCTTTTGACGCAAGTTTCAATGCCGATGAGCGCAATGCTTCGATGAACATACTTTATCTTTATCAAGGAGGACTTACCCTTGGACAAAAGGAATACTATCTAGATAAAGACAAAGCAACAGTAGATATTCGTGAAGCTTATAAGAAACATATTGTTAAAATGTTCCAACTCTTCGGCTTTAATGCTGCTCAAGCAAAGGCAAAAGGCGAGGCTGTACTTCGTTTTGAAACTGCTCTTGCAAAGTTTTCAAAGAGTAGTACTGAGCTAAGAGATGTGGAAGCGAACTACAACAAGATGACTTTTGCTCAGTTTAAGGCTAAATATCCAAACCTACCTGTTGAGGCTTTGCTCAATGCAGAGGGTATTAAATCGGCTTATTTCCAAACTCTTGTTGTCGGACAACCAGCCTTCTTCGCTGGCTTAAACAAGTTGGTTACAACATGGAACCTAGCAGATCGCAAAGCATATATGCAGTGGAGTGTTATCAATAGCTCAACAGGTTATTTGAGTAGTGCAGTAGAAGCAGAGCATTTCGACTTCTTTGGCAAGACAATGCGTGGAAAAAAAGAAAATTTCCCATTGTGGAAGCGTTCTACTTCACAAGTAGAAGCGGTGATGGGAGAGGCACTTGGACGTATCTATTGCGAGCGTTTCTTCCCCGCTTCGTCTAAAACTCGTATGGAAGAGTTGGTGAAGAACCTACAAATTGCATTGGCTGAACGTATTAAAGAACAAGACTGGATGACCGCAAAGACTAAAGAAGCGGCTCTAGACAAATTGAATTCGTTCTATGTAAAGATTGGTTATCCTAAAAAATGGAAAGACATGTCGGGATTAACCATCAAGCCATCATCGTCATATTACGATAATGTAATGCAATGTGTGCTCTACTGGAACAACAAAACAATTGAAGAAAAGGCAGGCAAACCTGTTGATAAAGACGAGTGGTTGATGACTCCTCAAACTGTAAATGCATATTATAACCCAACCACAAACGAGATCTGTTTCCCTGCAGGTATCCTTCAAAGACCTTTCTTTGACCCCAAAGCAGACGACGCTTTCAACTATGGTGCGATCGGAGTAGTGATTGGTCATGAGATGACTCACGGCTTTGATGATCAAGGAAGACACTATGATAAGAATGGAAACATGAGCGATTGGTGGACAGCAGACGATGCAAAGAACTTCGATGCACGTGCAACCGATTACGCAAACTTCTTCTCTAATATCAAAGTGTTGCCCGACTTGAATGCTAACGGACGTTTCACTCTTGGCGAAAACCTTGCCGATCATGGTGGTCTTGAAGTGGCTTTCGCTGCTTTCGAAAATGTAAATAAGAAAGAAAATCTACCTGTTATCGATGGTTTAACACCCGAACAACGTTTCTTCGTTGCTTATTCTGGTGTGTGGGCAGGTAACATTACAGAGAAAGAAATACGCAGTAGAACAAAGAGCGACCCTCACTCTCTTGGTCAATGGCGTGTTAATGGTGCTCTTCCTCACATCAATGCTTGGTATAAAGCCTTTGGAGTAAAAGACGGAGATGCGCTTTTCTTGCCTGAAAGTAAACGCTTGAAATTGTGGTAA
- a CDS encoding U32 family peptidase, giving the protein MRPLELLAPAKNLETGIAAIEHGADAIYIGAEQLGARSAAGNSVEDIAQLCQYAKQFGVKVYVTLNVIVYEHEIDYCQKLITQLYNAGVDALIVQDMGVLKMDIPPIELHASTQTDNRTADKVSWLKSLGFARVVLARELSLDAIKAIHKQEPDVELEVFVHGALCVSYSGVCYVSQHSFGRSANRGECAQFCRMSFDLVDSDDREIEHQRHLLSLKDMCRINELEQLADAGATSFKIEGRLKDVSYVKNVVSAYRKKLDKVIAAHPEKYCRASLGVVKHSFDPNLNKTFNRGFTTYFLHQRDNKIASFDTPKAIGEPVGKVKDVRNNYFVVAGVASFANGDGLCFMNNDNKLEGFRVNRVEGNKLFPFKMPRDLKSGVYLFRNNDEAFEKVLSKPTAVRKIALSMQFATTSGGFALTLQAEGYDTARVERDFQHEAARQNQYDNIVKQLSKLGNTIFEAGKIDIEHEAQSLFVPSSLLADMRREALEQFKPHDNRRLRQKAKVSGCSVNLQWQKEYKAFPYTYNIANSLATTFYKEQGLKDPEEAFEVKGDKNVPQSLLMQCKHCIRYSLGHCVVHGGVAPKWKEPLYLKLSDGRKFRLQFDCSQCQMNIYANS; this is encoded by the coding sequence ATGCGACCACTAGAATTGCTTGCCCCTGCAAAGAATTTAGAAACAGGTATTGCCGCCATAGAGCATGGTGCAGATGCCATTTACATAGGTGCAGAGCAGCTAGGAGCACGTTCGGCAGCAGGAAACTCAGTAGAAGACATTGCCCAATTGTGCCAATATGCTAAGCAGTTCGGTGTGAAAGTGTATGTAACCCTTAATGTTATTGTTTACGAACACGAGATAGATTATTGCCAAAAGCTCATCACACAGCTTTATAATGCAGGTGTCGACGCTCTAATTGTACAAGATATGGGCGTGTTAAAAATGGATATTCCGCCCATAGAGCTACATGCTTCCACTCAAACCGATAACAGAACGGCAGACAAAGTGTCGTGGCTTAAATCCTTAGGTTTTGCTCGTGTGGTGCTAGCTCGTGAACTTTCGCTCGACGCCATCAAAGCCATTCACAAACAAGAGCCTGATGTTGAGCTAGAAGTATTTGTGCATGGAGCCCTTTGTGTGAGCTATTCAGGTGTGTGTTATGTATCTCAGCATAGCTTTGGACGCAGTGCAAACAGAGGAGAATGTGCTCAATTCTGTCGTATGAGCTTTGATCTTGTAGACTCAGACGATAGAGAAATAGAACATCAACGACACCTTTTGTCGCTTAAAGACATGTGTCGTATCAACGAATTAGAACAACTTGCCGATGCAGGAGCAACATCGTTCAAGATAGAAGGACGACTAAAAGACGTGTCATACGTTAAGAATGTTGTTTCAGCTTATCGCAAAAAGTTAGATAAAGTGATTGCGGCTCACCCCGAAAAGTATTGCCGTGCATCGCTAGGAGTAGTGAAACACAGCTTCGACCCCAATCTCAATAAAACCTTTAATCGAGGTTTTACCACCTATTTCTTGCATCAACGAGACAACAAAATCGCTTCGTTCGACACCCCCAAAGCCATTGGTGAGCCAGTGGGAAAGGTGAAAGACGTGCGCAATAACTATTTTGTGGTGGCAGGAGTAGCATCGTTTGCCAATGGAGATGGCTTGTGTTTTATGAACAACGACAACAAGTTAGAGGGCTTTAGGGTGAATAGAGTAGAGGGAAATAAGCTCTTTCCATTTAAAATGCCACGTGATTTAAAGTCGGGAGTTTATCTCTTTAGAAACAACGACGAGGCATTTGAAAAGGTATTGTCAAAGCCCACAGCAGTGCGTAAGATTGCTCTTTCAATGCAGTTTGCCACCACTTCAGGTGGGTTTGCACTCACCTTGCAGGCGGAAGGCTATGACACTGCGAGAGTGGAGCGTGACTTTCAGCACGAAGCGGCACGACAAAACCAGTATGACAACATTGTAAAACAATTGTCGAAACTAGGTAATACCATCTTCGAAGCAGGCAAAATCGATATAGAACACGAAGCGCAAAGTCTTTTTGTTCCATCTAGTTTGCTCGCAGATATGCGTCGTGAGGCTCTAGAACAATTCAAACCACACGACAATAGACGATTAAGACAAAAAGCAAAAGTAAGTGGTTGCAGTGTAAATCTGCAATGGCAAAAAGAATATAAGGCATTCCCTTACACCTATAACATTGCCAACAGCTTGGCAACAACCTTCTATAAAGAACAGGGTTTGAAAGATCCTGAAGAGGCATTTGAGGTGAAAGGTGACAAAAATGTGCCCCAATCGTTATTGATGCAGTGCAAACATTGCATTCGATATTCGTTAGGTCACTGTGTGGTTCATGGTGGGGTGGCTCCTAAATGGAAAGAGCCATTGTATTTGAAGCTATCCGATGGACGCAAATTTAGACTGCAATTCGATTGCTCACAATGTCAAATGAACATCTATGCAAATAGTTAA